The DNA window ACATGGCAAGGTAAAGGTGGCGCGCGTCGCGCGGGTCTACCATGATCGAGTGCATCTTCGGGCCATCAGGCGTGCCATCCTGTTCTCCCCCCGTCCACTTCGCGTACATCGGATTCTCATTGAAACCTGCTACAGGCGCCCACGTGTCGCCGCCGTCTTCGCTCTTGAACAAGCCCTGCGGAGACGTCCCCGCATACCAAACGCCGGGTTCGCTTGCATGGCCGGCAGTCAACCAGAACACGTGATCCACCACGCGCCCCTTCTGCCCTTCGGCTGCCTTGGGAAAAGCGGGCGGTTTGGACGCTTCTTTCCAGGATTTGCCCAGATTGGTGGAGCGGAACAGGGTCGGGCCTAAATGACCCGTGCGCGCGGTCGCAAGCAAGGTGCGCCGGTCGCGCGGGTCAAGCACCATGTGGTGCACGATGTGGCCGAAAAACATGGGCCCCGCGATTTTCCACTCGCGCCTGGCCTTGTCTGATTTGAAAATGAAAGCACCCTTGCGCGTCGCGATAAGCAAAGCAACGAGCCCGGTCGCCGGTTTTGGCACCGAAGGTTTTACTGGAGCGGCATTCATAATATTGGCAAACGAATTTGAGAGGGGGAAAAGCGGCTACATTTTCTCACTATTGGCGAAATAATTCGAGTTCTAGAACGGGTTATGCCGCGGCCTAAAGTGAAAGCAAAACCGCGCGTACGGCTGTGACAAAACGCTGTGTATAGGCGCTGCTCCGGAGCGCTTTGGTAAGCTCAAGCTGCACGCCTTTGTTCGATTGCCCGCGGTTGCAGATATTTTCGGGATTCGTTGCCTGGAAATGATGGCCATCGTTGCGGACATCGAGGCCTGCCTGTCGAAGTTCGGCAGCCACTTTATTCTTTAACCAATGGTCGAGACCACCGATTAAGATGCGCTCGTCATGTCCGACACAGCCGTGAATGGTGATCACGAATGAGCAGGTCGACAACAGCTCAAGGCATGAAGGCTCGTCAAAGCGCCGGCTGGTAATATGCAAGGCTGCATAGTTGCCCCGTTTTTTGATGCCTTCAAACAGGTAGAGATTGAAATCCTCTCCGGCGATGGCACGGGCGATTTCTGAAGTGCTCGATTCGATCTTGCCAGCATGCGGAGCGATGACCGCTACGGGCGAAAAAGGACGCCGCAACACGGTGCGCCTGAAATCGATTCCCTCGACCTCATGCTCCACGAGCTCGCCAAAGCTATGGTAGCGATCAATGTGCATGCGCACCAGTATCCAGCATAACGTCGCACTCACCGGGCCCAGCGAGTGCAGTTCGTGAGGACCCGGTGTGGCGACAAGTTAGCCATTCGCATTTTCACGGAATGCTGAAGACTTCCTCAGCGGACTCGTCTGAGCCATGCTCAACCCGAATGACCTTGCAAAAATCTGAGCGTCCATGTTTCCAACAAAGAGACGACCAGTTACGAAACAAATAATATGCGGCTCCAGACGTTCCCCATTCTCCCAATCCGGCGCACACGAACAACGCGTGTTCGGGATGACGCTGATTCTTCATCCGAAGAAGAATCCCGTGGTCGTGCTTCGCGCTATCCGTGATTCTTAAGGAGCCGGCAAACCGCTTTTATGATTTCCGATTCGGTAAGCATAGTGAGCTAATGTAAATTACGCGAAAAGAAGGATGACGAACTAGATGACAATTTAGTTGACATTTTATGCGACAACGACCGCCCCGATCTCACCTATCACTTTTGTCGTACCCTGTCATCCTTTTCCCCCGATTCATACGTTACGCCGGACAGGAAATTGATGCAACTTCACCGATACTTTCACTCTTGAAATTTGTGTTTTTGTCATGCATTTCTTCGCGGTCTAAAATAAGCTTCATTTCCGTAATATGATTCACGCT is part of the Burkholderiales bacterium genome and encodes:
- a CDS encoding poly-gamma-glutamate hydrolase family protein, whose product is MSATLCWILVRMHIDRYHSFGELVEHEVEGIDFRRTVLRRPFSPVAVIAPHAGKIESSTSEIARAIAGEDFNLYLFEGIKKRGNYAALHITSRRFDEPSCLELLSTCSFVITIHGCVGHDERILIGGLDHWLKNKVAAELRQAGLDVRNDGHHFQATNPENICNRGQSNKGVQLELTKALRSSAYTQRFVTAVRAVLLSL